In the Ferribacterium limneticum genome, AGGTGGCTGAGTTTGCGCCCGGCCTCTTGGGTTAGGCGCACGCCGACGACTTGCATGACGTGGGTTGGGAATGTCAATTTGTTTCCTTTCTCATATGAGACTCGAATCACGATTCCACCTCGAAATAAACGATCGGCACGATCTTGTCGTACTCCCAACAGTTAGGCTCCTTGAGCAGGCTGACCGGCTCACGGATGTCCTCTTCCTCTGGCAAGGAGTAGTCCCTTTCGGTGTGCAAATCCAGGCTCGTTTAGCTTTCACCGAGAGTCTCCAGAAGAAGTTGCGCACGATCCGCCTGGTTGCTTCGCATCTTGGTATCAAGGCCGTCGTGCATCAGTTCCTTGAGCAGGCGTATCGCATCGACCATGTGCCAGCCAAGTTCCCTGAGCAGGATCACGAGGTCCGCCTCTTCTTCATCCACGCGGCCGTCCGAGCCGGTGAAGTTGAGGAAGAACTTCTTGCAGGATGGGTGGCCACACTTGCAGGGTGTTTTGTGGAAGTTCGCTGGCAGGCGCTCCAGCAGGCGCTCAAGTTCTTCAATCTTGGTCATGCTGCAAACCTCCGTACTTGATGATGGACCGCCTTGTGGTGCGGGCCTTCCTTGACGAACAAGGTCTTCGACATGCCTCGCTCATGCTCGCGGAGCACGATGCGGGTGCCGTCCCTGTCCTTGTGCGTGACCGTGACCACGTTGCCGATATCTTTGAGGGCGGCTGCCCAGACTGCTTCTTCACGGGTGATCATTTGGGTTCAACTCCAACTTGAGGTTGAGCTTCTTCAGCACCTCGTCCAGTGAGTAGTCCTGGGCAAAGTCCCACCCATTCGGGTACTCGGCAACCAGATCGGGATGCACCTTGCGACACTGGCCATGGGCGTGGAAGCACATGCCTTCCTTGTCGAAGGTGACGCTCAGGTTCGGTGCATCGAGCTGCTTCTGCAGGTGCTCTCGAAGGTACTGGAGCAGGGTGTTGATCAGCTGGTTGAAGTTCATTGCAGCTCCTTCGGGATATCCACTTCATCGCCCAGCTTGCTGGCGACGTAGCAACGCATGGCCGCGATTAGTGGGGTTGAACTACCTACCCACTTACCACCCGGCACCTTAGCGAACCAATGCCCATAGCCGTTTTCTTTGAGTGCGATCTTTTCCCGCTCAATGATCGGGCCACCTTGGGACCAGTTGGTTGAGTAGTGCCACTCGGGGTTACGTTCAAAAGTGCGTGTTGATCCGTCCGCGTTTTTGAACACGAAGTATCCATTGTTTGACCAATGTATCCCGTTGGCAAGTTCTACCGCCCAATCAAGGGCAGGGCCAATCAGCTCTGCGGTTTTCATACGAACCTCGCATCAACATCGACCAGGCCAAGTGTGATCAGGTGGGCAAGGAGGCCCACCGTGTCCAGGTTGGACTTCATGAAGCCATCCTCAACGAGCTCACCATTCTCATATGAGAACAGCTCAGCGCCTCCCTCATCTTCCACATGGGCTTTGAACTCGCCGCGCTCGTCCAGATCGACGACGAGGATCAGGTACAGGGGCAAGGTGGGAACACACTCCTCCCGCAGGTTGAGGAGGTAGTTCAGTTCAGCCTTCGCGTGGCGCTGCGCGTCCTCGGCATAAGCAATTTCCCACTCAGCGTAAGGAGTGTCTTCACAGTAGGGATTACCAGTATCAATCCCGATCGGGCACTGTTCGCAGCTCAGTTTTTCAGTGCCAGCGAAGTTCGGGTTGAAGAGTAGGCAGAGCGGGCACGCACCCCTCACAGATTCGCCATCCGCACGATCTGCCCAATTCACGATCGAGGCGTCAAGTGCCTTGACAGTTGCGGGTCCAATTTTGATCATAGTTGTTCCTCCGGAACCATAAAACCATCCTCGTGGGCTTCTGGGTTCATGCTGAACCCAAGGTGCTGGCCGTACACGATATCGTCGAGTTCAAGCAGGGACTCTCTGAGTAGGTAGAGAGCGACAGGAGTGAGATTAACAACCTGAGGTTCTGGCCAGTTCGGGCTGTAAATTCGAACCTGGGTCAGGTTCGAGTCGAACTCGACGACCTCGACCTTGCGCCGGCCCGCCTGAAAGGTCACCGCCCTCAACCCGATGGATACGGCACACTGGTCATGGATACTTTCAATCATGACTGCACCTCTTGCCAAATTGTTTCAGAAGTCATGCACTCATCACCAAGTCTGACGCAGAGGGCCGCACGAGCTGAGTCAGCAGCTCCTTCACTCACCTGCTCAGCAGCACAACCCTGGCAACCAAAACCTTGCGCCGCCACCAATTCATACTTCTTTCCATCAACTTCACGTTTCATTTCCCATTTCCCATCCATGAATAGTTCCCTTGCACATACTCAAGGGCTTCTTCAGGGCTTTCGAAGTCACCCACTGAGCAGGTCTCAAGCTTGGCCACGCTGGCGACATGCCGGTAATGCGACGAGTCGTACAGGTAGACGCCCAGTTCAGAATGCAGGTCGTCATCGATCTTGTTTTCCGTTTCGAAGTCGAAGCACTCCAGCCAGTGCGAGGGCGGGATCTCGCAGCAATGGACGTACTCGCCTGGCTTGTACAGGTAGAAGCCCCAGTACTTGCCAACCTTGGCCTTGATCCCGTCGATGAAGGTGTCAGTCTCCTCGATACGAGCCATGCGGTAGGTCTGGGTAGCGTCGATCACATCAAGCATGGCTGTTCCTCCTTATCGCACCGGACAGCATAGTCAGCGACCAGCTTGTCCAGTATCTCGAGACGGAGAGCTTTGGATCGCTCGTCAATTGCCCGATGATGCCGCACGTAACTGAGGCCATCCCGCTTACGGATGAACTCCTCAACTATGTAAAGGCCTGAGATGTGGCTCAGGATTTCACGTCTGAGCTGCTGGACAAGGTTGGTTGCTCTGAGCTGCTTTGGCTCACGGCTCAGCTTCTCGTTGATTTCCCACCTGAGACTTGGGCACAGGTACTGCATCTGGTTCGTTCCAAGTTGGAACTGCGCTCGGACCTTAGTCAGAGCCAAGAGGCAAATCTGGTTGTCGGTGTAATCACTCACGGCTTCACTCCAAACATCTCGTCCATGATTTGAGTGACGGCAGCAATCTCAGCTTCCAGTTGCCGACGCTCGTACTCTTCACGAGCAATGCGCCACTTCGCTTTTCCCTCCAGTGAGGCGATCGCCTTCTTGTCGAACGGACGAATC is a window encoding:
- a CDS encoding phage protein NinX family protein; its protein translation is MKTAELIGPALDWAVELANGIHWSNNGYFVFKNADGSTRTFERNPEWHYSTNWSQGGPIIEREKIALKENGYGHWFAKVPGGKWVGSSTPLIAAMRCYVASKLGDEVDIPKELQ